From the Pseudomonadota bacterium genome, one window contains:
- the rpmA gene encoding 50S ribosomal protein L27: MAHKKAGGSSRNGRDTAGRRLGIKKSGGQAVIAGNIIARQRGTKWHPGENVGMGRDHTIFSLIEGRVKFTNKSGGKSVINVESAV; encoded by the coding sequence ATGGCACATAAGAAGGCAGGTGGCTCTTCACGCAACGGCCGCGATACCGCTGGCCGACGCCTCGGCATCAAGAAATCCGGCGGCCAAGCCGTCATCGCCGGAAATATCATCGCCCGCCAGCGCGGGACGAAATGGCATCCCGGTGAAAATGTCGGCATGGGGCGTGACCACACTATATTCTCCCTCATCGAGGGACGGGTGAAGTTCACCAACAAATCCGGCGGAAAATCCGTGATCAATGTGGAGTCGGCAGTCTAA
- the rplU gene encoding 50S ribosomal protein L21, whose product MFAVIKTGGKQYRVSPRDVIRVERLSSPAGEVIELTDVLAMGRDDGLKLGQPLVEGARVAATVLEHSRADKILVFHKQRRKNFRRTQGHRQNQTVLRIEEILAQGETFTPPPPAPEKKPAKKQASVKKVTKSKAAGDADTKSAAKPRAKGAVAKKPAAKKSPAKKSPAEKSAADKSQDEETS is encoded by the coding sequence ATGTTCGCTGTCATAAAAACCGGCGGGAAGCAGTACCGCGTTTCGCCGCGCGACGTCATACGGGTCGAGCGGCTTTCTTCGCCAGCCGGCGAGGTTATTGAGCTGACCGACGTGCTGGCCATGGGCCGGGATGACGGCTTGAAGTTGGGCCAGCCGCTGGTTGAAGGCGCGCGCGTCGCTGCCACCGTGCTCGAACACAGCCGCGCCGATAAGATCCTTGTTTTCCACAAGCAACGGCGCAAAAATTTCCGCCGTACGCAGGGCCACAGGCAGAATCAAACGGTGCTGCGCATCGAAGAGATCCTGGCCCAGGGCGAAACCTTCACACCGCCCCCGCCGGCGCCGGAAAAGAAGCCCGCCAAAAAGCAGGCGTCCGTGAAAAAAGTGACTAAATCCAAGGCGGCAGGCGACGCAGATACCAAGAGCGCCGCCAAGCCAAGAGCCAAGGGCGCTGTAGCGAAAAAGCCAGCCGCCAAGAAAAGCCCGGCCAAGAAAAGCCCGGCTGAGAAAAGCGCTGCGGACAAATCTCAAGATGAGGAGACGTCGTAA